Below is a genomic region from Brassica oleracea var. oleracea cultivar TO1000 chromosome C9, BOL, whole genome shotgun sequence.
CAACATCAATGACAACTAAACTCTGACACAATCCAACGAGATGTAGTTTCTAACCTTAGCCAAAACCTAAGGAAAAAGATGACTAATATTGAACTAATATGACTGATCTATAACAAATATCAGATAATTTCACAGAAAAAATAAGGTGAGGAAAAACAAGAGCACGGAGGTGAGTCTTTTTCCAGTGATGGTGAGAAGCACTGCACACCAGAGAAGTAAACAAAATACATAGATGGTGATGACTCAATGTCAAAAGATGGGGGAGAGTGCAAAAAACACCTAAAAAGAGTAATGTTCAAAAATGTGAAATATTAAAATATAATTTTGGCGTCTTTAATATTAAAATCAACAAATGCCTAAACGCAAAATTATTGAAATTCAATATGTTTTACATCAGAAACTCATTTCATCACTAACAAGTAGTATTTTACATACAACAACACATTATTAAAAAGACAAACACATAATATATTAACTTATTACCTACTACGACATAACATAATAAAACATCAAATAATGTTTTCTTAACAAATAAATACTGACCACATAATCACATCATCAGAAAATTATATTTAAGAACAATAAAAAAATATTATGCGGGAAGCGCGGACAACCCTTTAGTAGTTATATAAAGATTTAAATATATGATTAAAATTAAAAAATGCATACCACTAATAACCTAAAATAAATATATATGCATATAAAACTGAAAATAATAACCGCGCGGTTGCGCAGATCAAGATCTAGTTATTAATTAATAATTGAAACTAACTAAAAATCATTAATGAGAACTTTGGAACAACATTAGTGATAGAAACCCACTAAGATTCTTAAAAGAGATAAACTAATATTATTTTATTTTTCTTAACTTTTTTATAAGTGTTCGCACACTAATTGATTGCTACATGTATAATTGATTTCTCAAGATTTTTAAAATGTTTCATCATGAAAGTACTTTCTATAAACTCTCTTCTTTCTAACTATTTATTTATTTTTAATGGTGAGAGACTATCTGAGAGCTTACCACTGATCATGCTCTTAAAGCACCCGTAATGGTTTAAGGAGAGTTTTCCATCCAGCATAGCTATAATCTTGGGTCCTTTTTTATTTATGCATTATTAGTTTTTTTTTTTTTTAAGAAAAGTGTATGCATTATTAGTTAATAAATCAAAATAACTTAAAGGCCATTAATGAGAAGTTGAGAATCTTGGGAATAGCTATAACTAGTGGTATTCCGGTGCTACGCGGAGAAGTTGAGAATCTTGGGAATAGCTATAACTAGTGGTATTCCGGTGATACGCGCCGGGTTCGTATGTTTTATTCTTACATAAATTTGTAAATTCATTTTATGGTTTTCGTTAAAGAAAATATGTTCTAAAATATGAAAATGAAAATATGTTGAAAGAAAATGATATTTTTGAATCTACTTAAATTTATATATACGAATCTACTTATACGATCAACAATCAACAATCAACAATCAGTCAATCACCGTTCGTGTTATGTAACTATAAAAATTTGTTTGTGGCTATCGTTGTTTAATTTGAAAATCTACTTTTCCAGTTGCTATTTGTGTCGAGGCAGTTGCCTTTTAAAAATGTGAGATGTTATTGCATCAAGGAAGTCAAAGCTGTTTAATTTGAAAATCTACTTTTCCAGTTGCTATTTGTGGGTAGGTGTCGAGTTTATAGTTCACATAATGTTAATAATGTCCGGTGTTTATGATAGGCCTGAGACGGATCGAATATCCGGGCAATTTTAAGGTATCCAGATCCGGATCCTTATCCGGCGGATCCAAAATTTTACTATCCTTATCCGGATCCGGGGTTCTCGGATATCCTGATGTCGGATATTCTTCTAAAAATTGTAATATCCGGCGGATATCCGGATCCGGATTTGGATCCTTAAAATAAATAAAAAATATTACAAAATGCTACTTGTTTGACAAAGAAAACAAATACTCAGATAATATATTTTATTGGTTGAGAACATAAACGGAGTTGTTTATCCCTGCGTTATGCATTATTTGATGATGTACAGTTATGGGACGCATTTCAAATGAAATAGACAATTTTAATTTTTTTTCATTTGCGTACAGTAATAGTAGTAGTCGCATCTTAAGAAATTAGAAGAGTTCAAAAAGTTTGATAAGAACATATAAAATTTTACAATGCTTATAAATCATTTATCAACTAATCCGAGATTCATACTATTCTATAAGTTTTGAAAACTACCTTTCAAAATCTTATAAAATGACAAAGTAGAGCAAAAAAGAACATAAGCACAGCTTGGTTTTATTCTTTATGATTGCATTAGCCTAGATAAGTACTATTCCATTTGTTTCAAGTCTCCTCTCTCGAAGGCGTCAATGACCATATTGTAGGTAACTATGTTCATGAATTCTATCACGGCACTCATCTTCTTGTATTTTCCTTTTTTCCCATATGAATCAAGGAGGATATTGAATGTTCTGATATTGGGTTTGATCCCAGAGCTCTGAAACATGATGGAACTCTTTTCGTATGTATTATTGTATGTCTATTTCGTTCTCAAGCACGTATCAAGCAAAAGATCATTGGATTTGTTTTTACTATCCAGTTGCGTATGTTACACAAGCTTCTTCCAACTTCTTCAGCTCGAGAAATAGCAAAAAAGAAGAAACACAAGGAATGCTAAAGCTACAACATGTATTACCACGTTAGGCGCAATTATTACCGCTGAACCTTCAGAACAGGAAACGCAATGACGTCTCTTATACTCGCAGAGTTTGTCAACAGCATCACCTGCCTGTCAATACCAGACCTCTAGGAAAGACGGAAAAACAATAAGAGAACTTATGTAAGTACTTGAGCAGACAAAGCTTGGTAATGTTTTTGACTATGCAAATTAAGCAACGTCAATACTATTAATCTAATCGTATACAAGAAAGAAAATAAGAAATAGTACCATTCCAGAAGCAGGAGGAGGCATTCCGTATTCCAGGGCAGTGAGAAAGTCTTCGTCTAGGGTCACCTCACATGAATCATCATCGTCTTTCTTTGCGTTATGTTAAGGAGTGTTTGATGCAGCCGCTGCTCGCTTTGCATTATGCTGCCTTACTTTCTCTTCCAACCACGTCCTCTAAACGTAGAGATCGCATTACTTCAATTAAACCAAAGCCATCTTAATGATCTATTAAGAAAAAATGGATGAAGATGAAACTTGAATTTTTCATAAGTCTTCACTCGGAGTCAAGAATGCAAGTTTCCCAAACGCTCTCCGAGCAACGACTCTCCCAACCATAGAAACACGATCACTCTCATTGTTTGATTCTTCTCCGTTCGCTAGATACTTGTACATCTCGTGGAGCTGATTTGCACTGTGTCTTTTTCCCACTTGTAAGCATATTGCTCAGCACCTTGACCTCTCAGTTCTTCAACCTGATGAACCAGATCAAAATCATTCATCACAAAATAGAGAAGACAACCTAAAAACAATGTCTTGATACAAAAGAAAGTAGCTTCAGACACTTGAAGATACCTCCATCATAGTAATATACTTGCAAAGGAATCATCTTTTTAAGACGAATGGAGCAAATGGCCTCACGATCAGACGTGGAATTAGAAGATGAAGCTGCCCTTATGTTGCAGCCGGAAGGTTTGGGAGCTTTAGCCGTGGCGGCATTTGAGGAAGAAGAAGCGGCGGAGGCACATCGGAGCACCAGTGATGAGTGGTGGAATCTTCCTCCGTATAATGAAAACCAAAGCCCTAATAGAAAAAAATTTTGGGAAGAGGCATCACCTGAATAAACGGCAGAGCTCTGTTTGTAGATATTCCTAAAATGATGAAATCATGTTCTGTAAAATGAATTGAAACAGGGAGCCTGAAAGGCAGAAGCTTCGGTTTCTCATCTTTGCATCAAACATATTTGGGTCATACAGCCAGCCATACTGAAAGTTTTGAGCCGATGGACATTGATTGTAGCCTGAATCAAATTGGACGGGATCTATTTCACAGAGAATGTAAGCATTTTATTTCGTAATGAGTATGCGTTATCAAGGCGAAATGAAGACCAAGATTTGTTACCTTCCTATCAAGCAGTAACAGATCAACGCCCATCAACTTTTCATCTTTCTTCGCATTTCGAGCTTTCCAGAACCGGAGAAGCCTCGTGACAACTCTCTGCCTGCAGCGGCCAGCCTTGAGCTGTTCATCGCTGGAAACGTTCAAACTTATAGGAGACTTCCTGCCGGTTATGTATGAAAATGATGAGATCAAACAAATTCTACGGAGTGAGGGGAGTTGGATAAAATATGTAACTGATCAGATTAAAAGAGAAAATAAATGGAAACTGAAGGCGTTACACAAAGTTCATCGGAGGCGGCTTCATCAGGGAAGGGTCGACGATGTTCTCTATGTTGTCACACATGATACTTTGGGCCTGAAAAAAGAAAAGATAGAAGCCCAAATATAAGAAATGGCTTGGTTTGGTTTAAACTTTTTTTTTTTTTTTGTCAACGTTTGGTTTAAACTTTAAACGTTAAAAGATCAATTGGCTAGCTTTCGTTTACGAAATTTTTTTTTAAAAGAATTAAGAGTGCCATGTGTCCACAAAAACCCCTAGGTGATTGTTGAACTGTACATCCTAAGGAGAGGAGCAAAACTTCATTTATTTATATAGATAGATATGGCAAAAAGTGTAAAAAACATATGGCCAAAAAGTTATTTTTATATGATGTTTCTTTTTTAATAATTTAGATTTTACAATTTTATATATGTATTTAAATAATTTAAATATTAAAAATAAATAAATATGTATTTAGAATCTAAAGTTAATCTGCCTTGGATCCTCGTGAGGATTACTGCGTACCTTTTATATTAAAAACCGAAAGCCATTTGTTACTGCTCAACATCAACTTTTACTAATCAACTAGTGAATACAATATTTTAACATCAACAGATGTTTCAAAACATAAAAATAACCTCTCTTTTCCGATACTCTTAAGGCATGATTCCAAACCAAAAGGGTCCATAAACCATCGACTCTCTGCAAAACCCACTAACCATTTTATCCATTGTACACCCAACATCTCCTTAAGAATCAAACTCTTCATGAAATACCAAAGCAATACGAACACATCCTTCGGGTTCCTACAGCAACACACAACTTTACAAGACGACTCCTTAGTAGACTCGGGGAGTGACCTAAGAGAAATGTGTGTAGGAAGATCCTAGCAGAAGTATCTTGACGAGTGTGAGGGTTGAAAGCTTCGATAAAGGGCAGTGGGACTGCGAGTTGTTATCGAGCAGAGGATGAGATTCTAGAGTTTGGAGTTCTTGTCTGTAAACTAAAGCAAACACAAGTGCTTTTAACCAAGTTGTAACTGATTTAGGACTGTTTAAGAGGATGATATCATAGACTTTAGTTCCAAATGTAAAACTACTGGCGAGTAAATATAAGATTGTGACAACAAAAAAACTTCTACCTCTTGTTTTGCCATTCATACTTAAAAGTCTTGCAACAGAGAGATCTCAGAGTCCTCTGCTTTGAAAGTTCTTCCGCAGCAAGAACACGTTTAATTCTCTGAACATTGTCTATACTAAAGTGATCATGTTTCTCACTAGTGGAAGTTAGAAAAAACAAGCATAATCCATTTTATTTTGAGGACTTGGCAATTTCCCTTCTCTATTAACTTCCAAACTTCTCTATTCATCATATAAAAAACGAACAAAACATGTTGATCCAAATAGTAATCATCAATGTTGAAGTTATTGACTATCATTTGACATTTTAATAGTGGTGAAAATTAGAAAACACAAACAATCCATTTTATTCGTACAACAACAACAACTCAACCCTCACATAAAAACAGCAAAGTCGCAAGATTGAAGAAACTATCATCATTAAAGCAAAAGAAAAAGAAAGCAGAACAACAAATCTTAAAAATTGATTCAACAAGAAAATTTGAGACCAGAACCTCCAAACTTCTCTTCAGTGGTTCTATCTATTGCATCTGCCAAGGACTCACTCAAAGTATCTCTCCATCCTCCAATCTCTCCTTTTCTAAAGAAAGCATTAGTCTCTATTCCATTTGGCAGTTTCCCTTGCCTATTAACTTCCAACCTACTCAAACTCTCAAAGCTACACAACTTCACAATCTCACTCACTTCTTCCTCAGCAGTAAAACCACATCCAATGAACTCAGCGATTCGCTTAACCTCCACTTCAGTCTGCTTCTTGAGCTCCTCATATGTAACAAACAAGACCTTGTTCGGATTCTCGAGGCTCGCATACCAATACTCCAACACATGATCCCAAAATGGTCCAGCAATAAACTTCCCTTGACAAAACGCTTCAACAGCTTTCTCAAGAGGATAATCAGCGGTTTCTTGAGGAGCAAGTTTCTTCCCAAAATGCCATAAGGACACAAACATGTCCTTAGGGTTCCTACAACAATACACAATCTGACAAGACGAGCTCTTGACGGACTCGGGTAGAGAAAGATGCGATATGTGCGTGTTCATGAGTCTTGGAAAAGGCAAGAGGGAGAAATCAAAATCTGGAGATTCGTAGTAAACTCCTTCCATGAAGGGCACGAGAAGGTGTGGATTGGTAACAAGAAGAGGATGATCACCAGAAGAAACTGGAAACTTGTGTCGGTTAATGAGAGCAAAGACAAGAGATTTTAACCAAGTGGTACCTGATTTAGGATTGGTGACGAGTATAATGTCGGAATCTTTGGCCTTAAAGTGTTTCTGGCAAGTCAAGATTCCTTGTAACAGAGCTTCTGTGTGCCAACGTCCTTGGAACTGATATATTTGGCTCACTAGCCAACCTTTCTCGCTTGGAAGAGAAGATATCAGATCTCTTGTTTCTTGTGTCAGTTTTTCATCTCTCAAGTAGTCAGGAACAGATGACGATGATGACATTGCTAAGAGTAAAGATCAATCTTAAGAATTTGAAACTATGAAATGTTTTTTCTTAAGCTATGTGGGTAATGCTTGTGTGCCTCTTATAATAAGAGTGTTGCGTTGAATGAGAATTTTGCTTACTATTCTTGGATCTGTCTTTTAGTTCTAAGAATTATTTTTGATTGAGTGGTCAACACGCCCTTACTTGAAGAGCACGTAGAGATAATATTCTAAAGAGAAAAAAAAAACCATGAGTGGAGACTTCTCTCACGTCTCTAGTGTCAGAAAGTCAAATATGATTTGTCATCATAACCCCATTTAGATACTGATATAACAAAAAATATTAATATGATGACATTTTAATTCTTGGCAAAATTTGGATTATACCAGCAACTTTAGAAGAGTGATTTAGGATTTTCACATAAATTGTCACAAAATGCTATAACCTAACTTTATATAGAGCCGCTTCGATTCTGAAAGAACAAAGAAAAATAAGAAAGGCCAAAACCTTTTTTTAACTAGAACAAGAAAGCAATCGTCAGACTCCATAGACTTTAAAGCTACTGGCTTGCGATAATTGTGACAAAAGAAAAAAACTTCTACATTTTGTTTTGCCATTCATACTCAAAAAGTCTTGCAACAAAGAGATCTCAGAGAGTCCTCTGCTTTGAAAGTTCCTCGGCAGCATCCATACTAAAGTGATCATAGTTCTCACGATTAAAGAGAACACTTCTTAATCATTCAACATCAGCACCTCCCAATAAGAACGACGTTGGTGCATCATCTCCAAGCAGCGGAATATACTCTGATCCACGCACATGAACGCTAAAGCAAGCTAATACACAAACAAACAAAATCAAGAATTACATATAACAACATAAAGCTAAGAAGAATACTGCTAAGATAACGTACCATTCTCTATTTTGATCACACTTTGAAGCATCACTTCCATCTTTGACTTCATGTCGTAACTGTCATCCATCTGAGGCACGACCAGCAACAGTTCCCTGTGAATC
It encodes:
- the LOC106313510 gene encoding cytosolic sulfotransferase 12 codes for the protein MSSSSSVPDYLRDEKLTQETRDLISSLPSEKGWLVSQIYQFQGRWHTEALLQGILTCQKHFKAKDSDIILVTNPKSGTTWLKSLVFALINRHKFPVSSGDHPLLVTNPHLLVPFMEGVYYESPDFDFSLLPFPRLMNTHISHLSLPESVKSSSCQIVYCCRNPKDMFVSLWHFGKKLAPQETADYPLEKAVEAFCQGKFIAGPFWDHVLEYWYASLENPNKVLFVTYEELKKQTEVEVKRIAEFIGCGFTAEEEVSEIVKLCSFESLSRLEVNRQGKLPNGIETNAFFRKGEIGGWRDTLSESLADAIDRTTEEKFGGSGLKFSC